Proteins co-encoded in one Nitrospirota bacterium genomic window:
- a CDS encoding Ada metal-binding domain-containing protein: MKKILLLIFVLFFSLNVYAAEFWASSKSNKYHYPTCKWAQKINPKNLIVFKSPEDAIKSGYIPCKVCKPPVASKSK; the protein is encoded by the coding sequence ATGAAAAAGATTTTATTATTAATTTTTGTCTTGTTCTTTAGCCTGAATGTTTATGCAGCCGAATTCTGGGCATCATCTAAGTCTAATAAATATCATTATCCTACTTGTAAATGGGCACAGAAAATAAATCCTAAGAACCTTATAGTTTTTAAATCTCCTGAAGATGCGATTAAATCTGGCTATATTCCTTGTAAGGTTTGTAAGCCTCCTGTGGCTTCTAAGTCCAAGTAA